Genomic segment of Sarcophilus harrisii chromosome 4, mSarHar1.11, whole genome shotgun sequence:
TTACACAGTTAAAGGGAACTTTGTGAAGAttctgaaaagggagaaaagaatttccATGGGCAGGAAGTACCCCTTTTGTCATTCATGTTTTCTACGCGTACTTTATGTTTGAGCCCATTCTCCTTATGGCCATTTTGTGAGAGAGTTCAATGCCAAGTTTGGGAAATGTTtagtattaattaataattagtatTGTTAAAGACCACTTAGTCTTAATTATTGTTGATGGAAAGCACATGGGGGAATGGGGCATCAGGACCACAGAACTGGACCTCTGCCCCACAGAGTTACTTCTAGAACCCTGAGAGACAGTAGGAACAAGTCCTTGAGAGTTTCCATCTGCCATGCAAGTGCCCATTTCGAAGGAAGGGTTTGAGATGTAGGGTAAGCCAAGCCTCCCACTGTCTTCCTGTTTACCCTGTAAATACTCTCTGTGAACCCCAAGTTGAAGGCACAGAGTAAGAAGTTGCTAGaagtaatttagaattatgccccaaagggctatcaaactgtgcataccctttgatccagcagtgttactactggacctgaatcccaaagagaaagggacctgtatgtgcagaaatgtttgtggcagctctctttgtaatggccagaaactagaaactaagtggatgaccatcaattggagaatggctgaatgaattgttctatatgaatgttatggaatattattgttgggtaagaaatgatcaacagcatgtatacttattgtgtatctaatttatactttaatatatttaacatctactggtcatcctgccacctagggaaaggggtggggggaagaaagggaaaaattggaacaagaggtttggcaattgtcagtgctgtaaagttatccatacatataacctgtaaataaaaggctattaaaataaaaagaaaaaaaagaaaaaagaaatgaccaacaggatgatttcagagaggcctggagagaactgatgctgagtgaaatgagcagaagcaggagatcattttccatggcaacagcaagattatacaatgatcaattctgatgggcatggctcttttcaacaataagatgagtgataccagttccaatgatcttgtgctgatgagagccatctacacccagagaaaggactatgggaattgagggtggatcacaacctagcatttccactctttttcttgtttgcttgcattttcttttctttctcattttttccccttttgatctgatttttcctgtgcagcatgataattgtataactatgtatacatatattggatttaattctatttttaacatgtttaacatatattggattatttgccatctaggtgaagaagggaaaaatttggaacacaaggttttgttaggatcaatgttgaaaaattatccatgcatatgtttcgaaaataaaaagctgtaataaaaaaagttaataagaaataagaaattgctAGAAGTGTTATAAGGTCTAAGAAATCTGGATCCTTCAAATGTTTTTTGAGAGGGTCTTTCACACTGACCTTCTGGGCTTTATCCAGACTTGTATCCATGACTTGTATCCCAAGTCATTCATCTAAAAAAAGGGAGTTCTTTACTAATTACAACTATCTGGTATCTGCACTATACAGCCTAACCTAAGTCCTGgctgggtagtgcagtggatagagtaccaagtcCAGATTcaagaattcaaatttggccttagacacttactagctgtgtgactctgggctagcagcttaatcctgtttgcctcagtttcctcatttgtcaaatgaactggagaaggaaacggcaaaccactccggtgtctctgccaagaaagcctcaaagggggtcccaaagaatcagacgactgaaaaacaactgaacaagaattCCTGGCCCTATTGTAGCTTGTCTTTATGTTCTTGAATGAACTACtggttttctattttatctcaATTGACAGGAGATGGCGCTAGAATGTAGCAAATATATTAAGTGTTCTGCTCCTCTCCTAATGTAAGGAAGAATGGGAGatcaagagagggaaagaaggatttcaaatggaaaagtggaagaagggaggagaagggaaggagacacTTGTTTTCTGATCACAAAGAAAGAAGATCTTTCCTACTTATCTGTTCCATGCTGCCTTAATGACAATTTAAGGATTTTGTCCTTCCCTTCTCATTCTTTGCAGCATTAGTTCCTTGGGAGCAGTGCCATTCCTGTGATGTCCAAAATTTCGAGGAAACCTCTAGAAACATTGAGGACCAGACACTGATGCCTGAAAAAAGATTCCTTCCTAAAAGatcttttaaataacaatttgCAAAAATCAGTTCCCAAATCCATGAATGTTGCTTTTCGGAAGTCTCGAGAAATTATTAGAAATGCCAGAAGATGGCACCCTATGTGTTCCTGAAACTAAGGGGACTCCAGTGAGAAAACTTTCATTTCAATCATACCTTCTCCCCTGGGATTCTGACTCCTTGGGCATCTTCTTGTCCATCTGTCTTCCTTTCTGCTTGGCAAAGAATTGCTGTCCTTCTCCATTAAACTACAGTGTTTTAACCATCCTGAAAATCAGTAAGCTTTTAATGCAgatttttacaatttacaaaatgcACTCATGAGCACTTGGCCTGTCTCCTAATACAAAGACTCAGGGCACagatcaagactttttttttaatttattttttaaatttttattaaagttttttatttttcaaaacatatgcgtggacaattcttcaacattagcccttgcaaaaccctatgttacaattttcccctcttccctcacgccctctcctagatggcaaataagactttttttttttaatatgtccaacagcaggaactgttttgtttGGCTAAACACATTTGTCataagtgttttctttttcttttataggaaGGGGAGGTTGGTGGAAAAGACAGatttttgctaattaaaaaaaataagattacatttttaaaaagtgtcttCACGCaagtgatctcattttatcctcaagaCAAACCTGTGCTAATGTTATCATCCCATTTTATGTagtaggaaactgagattcagagagtttgatttgcccaaaatcacacaggcaGTTAATAGGaaagctttcttatttttttgagaGCCAAGGATCTTTTTTTCTGCTAcatcatgattattttttctccttacaaggataaaataagaaacttttcttggaaaatagtgtgccaaagaaaaggagttttaatttttttagttccaAAGTAGCTTGATTTTGCAGCTGATCCACAAGTCATGTATAAGTATAGCCAGCTTTTGGCTAGTCAGGGAATGATGATACAATCTATCTATTAGCCTGGTCAGTCTGCCTCCCTCTCGAATTGTTGGAGGTCATTGCATTGATAACGCCGGGGATAAGTGGGAGCAAAGAACTCTAAATTGAAATGGTTGGATTTGGCATCTGTAAGACttgtggggggtggaggggagccCTAAAAAGCTTTCTTCttaatatttccttctccagcctgaGGTTTCAATGTGAAGAATTTAGAACTTGTTCTGATCTCCGGATTTCCAGTCTCGTGATGGATTAGACTGCAACCCACATTCCTAGCATAAGAgtacttttctctcccttctccaacctCCCAGCTCCTGTGCCCACTAGTCTAGAGGAGGCTGGCACTTGATGCTGGCCCATCCCCTTTAAGCAGATTTAGGACTCTCCTTTCTCTGAATTTGTAgtgattttttctctctccctaccccTTAGATCACTATCACTGACTCTTTTTCTCCCTATCTATTTCTCTTGAGAATCTGCTcaattgttgactgttttgtctgtctctgtttctctctgactctctccatGTCTTCCCCCCATTCAGGCCTCCCTACCATCAGTCAGTGTCTTCTCCTCTGACAAAAGCCGCCCTAGATCTGGGCTccctggggaggagggggggtgGCCGGGTCTGGCAGTGAGAGCCGCTGTCTCTTCATGGTGCTACAGTCCCTCCCCCACTGGGCATACAAACGGGCTTTATCCTGCAAACAAACCCGCCCCCCATCCCACCCTCAGCTAGGCAAGCACGTGGCCCTTGGCCCCCAGAATGGGGAGAGGGCAGCAGCCACAGGGCCCAAACCCAACTGCaaacctctgtgcctcagtttccctttcttgGTCTCAATTTTAATTTTGCCACCCAAGCTCCCAACTCTTGATCCACCTTAATCTTCCGCTCCCTTTTGGCTGACCTTCTGTTTCTGAGCCTGAGCATATATACCCTACATTGCCATTCTATCTTAATCTCTATTGCTTCTTAGTTTGTCTGGCCAAACTCCAAATAACTTTCTGGCATCTCCCCCCAAAGAGAGTTTTGTTTTATATCCCACCTCTCTTCATCTTCTTGGACCAGAGGAAAACCGGATAGATGAATGACAGGAGGATCTAAATGCTTGTCTAGAGCTAGCTAGATTGAACAAGGCAGAGGATCTTAGGTGTCCCCACTTGAAGGGGGGAGCTATGtgaacagaaaagggaaaggaagaccGCTAGCTGCTGGAATCCTGAGCCAGAGCCAGGGATCCCTGTGAAACGGAATGCATATACCAAACAGGGTCCATCCTGCATGCCTAATAGGCTATTTAAGGAACTGGCTGCTGACATCCAGGGcaccccctccttttccttcttctcctcccctcctcacaCATACTCACACCCATCCAGAGCCACCTTAAAAGCGGGAGGCAATTGTGAAGTATCTGGCCAGTAAGTAGAGTTGGGGCTGGATGAGATAAAGATAGAGGGCAGAGAGAGACGGAAAGATTTGTACAGGGGAgccagaaacacacacacactcacactcacagacacagagaaatagagtCCCCTGGAGAGTCCCCAGAGACACCCAGAGTGacactaaagggaaaaaatagttgGAAAGATAGATCTATACAGGGCACTAatagaattttctctctctctctctctctctctctctctctctctctctcgttcctctctctcattcctctctctttctctctctctcactctctgtctctctctctacacaGACTCTACCTGTTCCTCCCCCCCAAAGCTCCTATCTAACCTTCTGTACCCCTTCCAGGAGATCATGCTGCTATTTCTTAACCTCTTACTAGAGCTGGCCCGGATTCTGGCTGCAGATGGGGGTATGTACGTTTGTGTTCATTTGTGTTCATGTTTGTGTCCGAATGTTTTTAGCTATgctgagggggaggagggggtgaaGAGACTGAGATTCTAGAGGAATAATGGAAGACCCTGATCCCATTCAGGCTTTCTTCCCCTGTCCCTGATCTTCTACAATTCTCAGTCCTATTGCATGTGGTTTTGGAGTGGTAGAGAGGAAAAGGTCAGGGATGGCTGGAAAGGTTAGAATAGATTCTGTCACTACTGCAGTCTCAGGCTCCCAAGCTTTCCTTATTTAAGAAGCCTTTCAATTAATAGAAACAGCTgctggggggagagaagggaggggagtgTTAATGAATCAATAGGGATTGAGTTCTGACTGTAGCCAGGAAAAAACCGCACCTGCCCAGTTCTGTTCCCAAATCCTCTCTCCAGACGTATCACTTCCAGAAACACAGAAATGCTCTTTCTTGATTCAACTAAGGATAAATTGTGTCGATGTATCCCCTCTGATGAGGGCCCCTCTAAGGTGTACAGAAATAATTTGAGAAGAGGTGGACAAGGTCTCCAGAAGAGGCAAGAAGGATTGagttgggggaagaaaaaaagctagCAAATGATTAGTGAAGGTGTTCAAGAATAGAGGGTCCTAACTGCTCGTTCctacaagaaatagaaaagggaactgggacaaggggaggaaaaaagggatcACCTGGGCGAATTTGGGGTGTATGGAAGAAAAGGGCATCAAGGGGTAAGAAGGGTAGGAAACTAAACCAGATTAATCAACATTTTCAGAGTCAAAGTCCTCAGCGTCCTTCAGAGCTACAGGAAGACACTGTCCACAGGCTTTCTGGTCGCTCTTTAGCAATCCCCAAATCTTAGGTGGAGGTTGGGGACAGGGGCAGGATGAATAACAAGGCTATTAGCTGTTGGAGGAATCTTggggaataggaaaagaaatggggAGTCGGAGGTATTTGAAATTTCTATCGGTCTGGAAAATGAATTTATTCTCAGGGAGGTGACACCGGAAGAGAGAATCTCCCCTTAACTCCCAACACAATCTATCCCTAGGTGAAAACTTAGAAGCCGGGCAAGAAGGGCCCCTGTGTGTCTCTGCTGCAAAGACAGGCTGGGTAGGATCCTTCATGTGACCCAGCTGGCAGCTCCCATTCTGCACACAATGCCACTTTCATCCTGCTCCTGCCTGCCCCGGCTCCCCCCGCCCGCCCACCCTCACCCTAGCCCCTGCACCCGTTCCCTCTTCCCCTGCACCTCTGGGGATCTGGGAAGTGGGAGAGCAGGGCTTGTGGCTTGGAGGTTATGGGGTTTCCTACGGAGCCGCAGCTCAGGGACCAAAAGCGGGGCTGAGCTGAAATTCACAGATATGGATTTGCATCTCGTTAGCATTTTATTCATATCCTGTCCCATGGCCACAAAATCCCTTCACCCTCTGCCTTTCTGCCCTGGTCCTTGGGGGCTTTCCTGCCTCTCGGAGGGCTTCTTCGCCTTTCCCGCTCGGTCCCTGTCCCCTTGCTCCAGACCGGGAGAAAGGGCTCCGTGCTCTCTGCTCATTCGCATCCAGATTAATTTTAGCCCTCAGCTTTCCCCTCTGCTCCCCGCCTCCCACCCCACCCAACAGGGTCAATCCATAGGGTGTTTAAATAGGCCTCTCTCCCCTACCCCGACCTTTCCCAGCCGAGGTCTCTGGTTTCAAGACTTCCCCGGGAAGGGCCGCGGTGGAAGGGGATGAAAGAAATAGGGACGAGACAGGTGGGTGAGGAGCCGCAGCTCGGGGCGCTGAGAGGGCCTTGTCACAGCTCCCGTTTCTCCCCTTGCAGGTTCACACTGGACGTACGAAGGTAAGACCAAGACTCGGTTTTTCTCTTGCTTCCCTACTTCTTCTCCGATGGCGTGTGGGTAGAGCCTCCGGCCTTCAGGAGAGCCTCAGTCCTCCATCACCAGCTCTCTTCCCTCCCACATTTCCTCTTCCTCTAGTCTAAATTTCTCAAGGTCATTTTGTCTCAAGAGGAGTCCTGGGATCACTGGAGACTAAACTTACAAAGGGGGCTCCTAGAGAGTGCTGACGAACTCTTCCCCGACTAACTCTCAAAAGACAGAAGCTTAAGCATGACCAATCAAATCCCTGAGTGCCGGGCAGGCAAAAGGCTCAGAATTTAATCTTCCAGAGAGGGAGGAGAGTAGATTGGGACGGGGAGAAGTTGGCAGGAACACTCAGACCTAATTTCCCATTCAACCCCAACCCTCCTATCCAAACCAACCCCATTCCCTAATCCGAATTGAGATAATCCATGAAGAGCAATGGTGAGAGGAGATAACAAGGTTCGGGAGCCAGTCACCTAGTGGACTCTGGAGGAGGTGGAACCTAATTCGGGCTGCTCTTTGAACTTTTCAGGTCATTGACTCTGTCACCGACAGAAATCCAGAGCAAATGTCAAGGGCTCTGGTGACAGAAAGGGAAGCCGGGCTAGGAAAATGGGACACCCAAATCCCATGTCCATTTGGTGGGGAGACAAGGAAGGCCTGGTTCGCTCTTTCTGGGGTTTACAATCTGTTCCTCATCCTGCTCCATCACTCCTATCCCAAAGCACCCATaggctttgttttcctttcttgccCTGATCCCCATTAGTTATTCTAGTCCTGAGttattgttaaattaaaaagagcaGACACCatttttatttcacagaattgGACCCACCACACACTTGAAGAGGAGGAGGTAGGGCACAAATGCTAGGGGACAGTTATTTTGCCTCCCAATCTCTAGATAATACACATTCAATACTGGGGTGGAGGATTAAAAGGAAGGCACCTTCACTGTGGAAGGTGCCTTCCTTTTAATCCTCCACCCCAGTATGGGGTATGAGgtctggaaaatggaaatagtagGTAGGCACagaaaaatgaggtaaaaattCTTTATTAGGCGCACATGGTCAAGACCATTGGCCAGCCACTTATCCTGAATGTGGGAGCAATGCCCAGTCTCCTATCGACATACAAACTGAAAGAGTGACATTTGATTCAGAGCTGCCTGTCCTGAAGCCCCACGGTTATGACCAGCCTGGCCCAGAGCCCCTCTCTCTGCACAACAATGGACATACAGGTAAAAGAGGACTGGGGTGTCCAGGTTTTCAATCTAGTCATAGAGGTTACACAGAAAGCAGGAAATCCCCAGTGTCCAATATCCCTGGGTTTTCTGGAAGTTTTACCCTCTGGGAAAATGAGGGTGAACCTTTTGATTAAGATAGGGTCAGTCCCCAAGCAAACCTCATAGATCGGTTCATCATCTCTTTCAGTGTCAACTTCTGTCCAGatctgggaaagggggaaatgtgCTGGAAAGTGAATTAGCTAACCAGAACTGGGTGCCATAATGGGGAGGGAAGAACAGACAGACCAGAACTCCCAGGAAATTATGAGAACACCCAGGGATAAGTATATACTCCAACACTAGATGTTCCCCTTATTCTCGCAGTGCAACTGTCCCTGCCCCCCACTCTAAACCTGGAGGGGCTCCCCCGAAATTACGTAGCATCCCAGCTCCACCTGCACTGGGGCCGAAAAGGGCAGCCATGGGGGTCAGAGCACCAGGTCAACAGTGAAGCCACAGCTGCAGAGGTACTGGGAGGCAAGAAGCATGAACTTGGGTTACTGAAGGGACAGGGTTGGGGAGCCCTGGAGGGGATGAAACCAAAGGACTGGGGATGCTGGGAAACAGTATTGAGGAGACATGGAAGGGGTAAGGTCAGGGAATGAGGGTGCTGGGAGCCTAGAAACACTGGGCTAGAGACAAGAGAAACATCAGTCCCCTCTCCCCACAGCTCCATATTGTCCACTATGATGCTGATTCTTTTAACAACCTGAATGAAGCTGCTCAAAAGCCTCAGGGACTAGCTGTTCTGGGTATCCTCATTGAGGTCAGTGGCCCCCCCAAATTCTCTTTCCGCTGCTTCCCTTATTCTTCTCCCCTTAATCTTAATCTGTCACTTAGTTCATTCCCTCTATCAGCTCTCTTACAACCATAGTTTGGAGAAGAGATGGTGACGGACATGAAATAATCACCATTTTGttcaaaggagagagggaaaaaaaaataagtcaaccTAGATTTTCCCTAGAATGTCTAACCACAAATTCTGATTCCTTAAACTATCATCTCCCCATCCTAGGTAGGTGAGAACCAGAGCCCAGCTTATGAACACATCTTGAGTCACTTGGAAAAAATCAGGTATAAAGGTAAGCCACAAGGAAATTGTTATTGGACAAGGTTGGATCGGATCTCAAGATGatgtagaattatagaatttcaatttggaaaggatcttagaaattagTAACGCAACCCCTTTCTGATGCAGAACATTCCCACAAGTAGATATCTAGCTTTGAATACCTCCAGGGACAGGGAACTCATTATCAACAGGAGGCAAATCTTGCTAGTTTTAGATACCTTTAATTATGTTCTTTCCTAGGTTGAGCCAAAATatatccctcctcctccccattaaCTTTGATTCTAGTTCCCAATGAGAAGAGTAGCTTGGGATTGAGTTCTCACTACTTGGAAAGCACAGAAAACTCATGTTTGGTTAAGGCCCAGTTACAGAGGGATGAATTTAGCTAATGCCCCCAACCCTTGGCTAGCCGAGTAGTGGGCTTGGAGtgcagaagactcatcttcctagattcaaatatggcctcagacacttatcagctggaCAAGTAACTCAAGTCTTTGCCCATTTCCTCATCCGttaaatgggctggagaaggaaatggcaagccactccagtatctctgccaagaaaaccccaaatgtggtcacaaagagttgattGAGATGAACAACTTCCTTCTTCACCCTCTGCCTTCCTTAGGTCAGACCACCTTGGTGTCAGCCTTTGATGTGGGAGGGCTGCTTCCTCCAGAGCTGGGGGAATACTACAGGTACAATGGCTCACTCACTACTCCTCCTTGCTACCAGAGCGTCCTCTGGACTGTCTTCCACAGAAAGGCTCAGATTTCTATGGAGCAGGTGAGATGAAAAGTTTGATCAGGAGTTAAAGTTTGGCTGTGATCCTGTTTCTAACCCTCAGTTCCTGTCTCTTCCCACCAGGCACCCTTCAGCCTTTTCCCTAGCCCTTTTGAATACTCTGCCACTCTTAAGCCCTACTCCTTTTTCCTTAGTTGGAGAAGCTACAGGAGACTTTATTCTCCACAGAGGAGAGTGGACCCTCAAAGTTACTGGTCCAGAACTACAGAGCCCCTCAACCCCTCAACCATCGACTGGTTCTTGCCTCTTTCATCCCAGGTGAGGTGCAGAcagtaagaaaaaggaaaggggcctGAAGGTTAGGAACAAAGAAAGTACTGGAGAGGCAGTTGGGGAGGTTAATGGCTCCAAGACTGCCACTAGTACCGAGTACTCCAAGGTGCTCGAGTTGCTCTCctgaaaaatgaaattggatTGAGGAAAAGAGGATCTGATCTGTCTGCTTTTCCTTTGCAGAAGGAGCCTTTTATTCCACAGGTAAGCAAATCCTTCCACAACTTTGCATGGAGAGTCTCTATGAGGGGGGCTGGAAGAGGGGGGAAAGGCCTGACTCAGTCATGGTCTAATAGTTCTTTGGCTCTCTCAGGTGAAATGGTGGGTCTAGGCCTAGCGATCTTGTTTGGCTGTCTCTGCCTCTTGCTTGCTGGTTACTTCATTGCCAGGAAAATTCGGTGAGCCTACCCTCCAACCTCCTCAGTAGATCCTTGTACCAGTCCTTTTCTTTCATGAAAGGCCTCCTCTCCCAGCTCTAAACTTGCCTATAGATAGGAACAAATTCTCTGACTCACCTCCACCCTACCCTCTAATTCATCTGCTTCCTCCCAAGGAGGAAGAGGCTAGGAGAACAGAAGAGTGTGGTCTTCACTTCATCCCGATGCGCTACCTCAGAGGAGTAGAAACCTTCCCACAAATCCCTCACCTTCTAACAAGCTTGGAGAATTCAGTGCTGGGACTCGGCAGACAATAGCTGTAGCAGTGACCGCTGAATGTCCCTGCCTCCTCCTGATACCTCCTTGGGGAGCAAGACTGGACTCTAAGAAAAATAGCTTGGAAAGCTCTTACCACCAAAGGAAAGATGGGAAGTCAGAGAATGTTTTTGTGAATAGGACAATGTTTTGTCCTAGAAGGAGAATTGGTCGTATTCAAGAATTTCCTCTCCAAGGGAGCCAGTATAGACAGTCCCTTGGAAAAAGGGTTGCTGTAAAAGGGGTTCGATGAGCCACATTCtgaatgttttggaaataaaacatttttgacgATACCTTCATTCTTGCCTTTGTGGCTAGTGGGATGTAATGGAGATGGAAAAAACCTGCCTAGTTCATAAGTGcttaatgtttgctgactgacttAAAGACAAGAATCACACATCTGATTGGGGAAATCAATATTTCCCCAAACCATCTTCTATTTTAGCAACCATTAAATGACAGAGGACTCCTATTAAACCTGGGTTATACCAGATATTTGAGAATATTGGGAGGATAGCAGGGAAGTTTAGAGAGAGATTTAGGAAATGTTTAGAACAAAAGTTTTTTTACTTAGGATTTGTGAACTTCTTTAAAAACTTGTAACAActgcattttcatttcattagtttcgttgtaatcctatgtattttattttatgcatttaaaaacattattctaagaaggggtccaatggcttcatcagactgccaaaggggtccatggcacaaaaaaggttaagaaccacagagattaaaaaaaacaacaaccctgtGTAATATCTCACCTAGTTCCAAAAGCCAAGTCCCCATACATTGTTATAAAATCCTTTTATTAGTCAAAAATCACACTTACTTTGATTAAAAGGATGGGATATGCCAACCCCAgcagaaaataatacattttatagaaaagtcattccctcttttttccctccccatgtccctccctccccattaaaaactagaaaaaaattcctGCAGTCCCTCCACAAATCCTTACAGGATATAACCCTCAGTGGCACTGTGGCCCTAGAGTCCTTTGGGCTACCTTGAGCTCTCTCACTGTTGGATAAAAATTATTAAGTTCCAGTTATCCCAGTTgctgggaagagagagagacagagacagaaagagaaagagagagagagagacagacacagacagagagagaaaaagagaaagacagggagagacaaagagagaagggagagagagaaagagagagaagggggagggagaaaagagagagagagagagagacaaagacagacagagagagaaagagagagaggaagaggaggaatagaGATTACTATCTCCCTAAAATACTCCTCATTCTACTCTCTAGGATCTCTggccaatgggagaaaaggggaaagatggTAGACAAAGGGGAGTAGAAGAATTGGGAAAATAGGCTAAAAAATTTTGAAGGAAGCAGCTCcaaact
This window contains:
- the CA14 gene encoding carbonic anhydrase 14 isoform X2, with product MLLFLNLLLELARILAADGGSHWTYEGAHGQDHWPATYPECGSNAQSPIDIQTERVTFDSELPVLKPHGYDQPGPEPLSLHNNGHTVQLSLPPTLNLEGLPRNYVASQLHLHWGRKGQPWGSEHQVNSEATAAEVGENQSPAYEHILSHLEKIRYKGQTTLVSAFDVGGLLPPELGEYYRYNGSLTTPPCYQSVLWTVFHRKAQISMEQLEKLQETLFSTEESGPSKLLVQNYRAPQPLNHRLVLASFIPEGAFYSTGEMVGLGLAILFGCLCLLLAGYFIARKIRRKRLGEQKSVVFTSSRCATSEE
- the CA14 gene encoding carbonic anhydrase 14 isoform X1 codes for the protein MLLFLNLLLELARILAADGGSHWTYEGAHGQDHWPATYPECGSNAQSPIDIQTERVTFDSELPVLKPHGYDQPGPEPLSLHNNGHTVQLSLPPTLNLEGLPRNYVASQLHLHWGRKGQPWGSEHQVNSEATAAELHIVHYDADSFNNLNEAAQKPQGLAVLGILIEVGENQSPAYEHILSHLEKIRYKGQTTLVSAFDVGGLLPPELGEYYRYNGSLTTPPCYQSVLWTVFHRKAQISMEQLEKLQETLFSTEESGPSKLLVQNYRAPQPLNHRLVLASFIPEGAFYSTGEMVGLGLAILFGCLCLLLAGYFIARKIRRKRLGEQKSVVFTSSRCATSEE